The Streptococcus viridans genome includes a window with the following:
- a CDS encoding DEAD/DEAH box helicase produces MKFTDFKFKDYIQEALKEINFIEATEVQEKLIPIVLAGRDLVGESKTGSGKTHTFLLPIFQTLNEESSNVEVVITAPSRELATQIYQAARQIASHCEKEIRIANYVGGTDKARQIDKLQVAQPHIVIGTPGRIYDLVASGDLAIHKAHTFVVDEADMTLDMGFLTTVDKIASSLPKKLQFLVFSATIPQKLQPFLKKYLSNPVMEQIKTKTVISDTIDNWLVSTKGRDKNEQVYQLTQALQPYLAMIFVNTKDRADDLHAYLVEKGLKVAKIHGGVPPRERKRIMNQVKNLDFEYIVATDLAARGIDIEGVSHVINDAIPQDLSFFVHRVGRTGRNGLPGTAITLYQPSDDSDIRELEKLGIQFVPKVLKAGAIEDTYDRDRRANREKRQEKLDIEMIGLVKKKKKKIKPGYKKKIKWAVDEKRRKAKRAENRARGRAERKAKRQTF; encoded by the coding sequence ATGAAATTTACAGATTTTAAGTTTAAGGACTATATCCAAGAGGCCTTAAAAGAGATTAATTTTATCGAAGCAACAGAAGTTCAAGAAAAGCTGATCCCGATTGTTTTAGCAGGCCGTGATCTGGTCGGTGAATCTAAAACAGGATCAGGGAAGACCCATACTTTCCTCTTGCCAATTTTTCAAACCTTAAATGAGGAAAGTAGCAATGTCGAAGTGGTCATTACTGCGCCTAGTCGGGAATTGGCCACACAGATTTACCAAGCCGCTCGTCAGATTGCTAGCCACTGTGAAAAAGAAATTCGGATTGCCAACTACGTTGGAGGAACTGATAAGGCTCGCCAGATCGATAAGCTCCAAGTAGCCCAACCCCATATTGTCATTGGGACACCTGGACGGATCTATGATTTGGTCGCTTCTGGAGACTTGGCTATTCATAAGGCACACACTTTTGTGGTTGATGAGGCGGATATGACTCTCGATATGGGCTTTTTGACGACGGTAGACAAGATTGCATCCAGTCTTCCCAAGAAGCTTCAGTTTTTAGTCTTCTCAGCAACGATTCCACAAAAGTTACAACCCTTCTTGAAGAAATATTTGTCTAACCCTGTCATGGAGCAGATCAAAACCAAAACGGTAATCTCGGACACCATTGATAACTGGTTGGTATCGACAAAGGGGCGAGATAAGAATGAGCAAGTCTATCAACTAACGCAGGCTCTTCAACCTTATCTGGCTATGATTTTTGTGAACACCAAGGACAGAGCAGATGACTTGCATGCTTATTTGGTAGAAAAGGGCCTTAAAGTCGCTAAAATCCATGGAGGGGTTCCTCCACGGGAGCGCAAGCGAATCATGAACCAAGTCAAAAACCTGGATTTTGAATATATCGTGGCGACAGACTTGGCAGCGCGTGGGATTGATATTGAAGGGGTTAGCCATGTCATCAATGATGCTATTCCACAAGACTTATCCTTCTTTGTCCACCGCGTTGGCCGGACTGGTCGGAATGGTCTTCCTGGTACAGCCATCACCCTCTATCAACCGAGTGATGACTCAGACATTCGGGAGCTTGAAAAATTGGGCATCCAGTTTGTCCCTAAGGTCTTGAAGGCTGGAGCTATCGAAGATACCTACGACCGGGATCGCCGGGCTAATCGTGAAAAACGCCAAGAAAAACTTGACATTGAGATGATCGGCTTGGTCAAGAAGAAAAAGAAAAAAATTAAACCAGGCTACAAGAAAAAAATCAAATGGGCTGTGGACGAGAAACGTCGCAAAGCCAAGCGAGCTGAGAATCGTGCTCGCGGTCGGGCGGAAAGAAAGGCAAAACGCCAAACCTTTTAG
- a CDS encoding amino acid ABC transporter ATP-binding protein, with protein MIRISQLSKSFSGQVVLDHLDLEVQKGEVVALIGSSGAGKSTFLRSLNYLEAPDSGSIEINGEMVNFETISKDEILTLRRKLAMVFQQFNLFSRKTALDNVKEGLIIVKGLSDQEATKIAKEELAKVGLSDRETHYPRHLSGGQKQRVALARALAMKPEVLLLDEPTSALDPELVGEVEKAIAAAAQAGQTMILVSHDMSFVSQVADKVLFLDKGKIIESGTPEEIMNAPKEERTKEFFASYKRTFV; from the coding sequence ATGATTCGGATTTCACAATTATCAAAATCCTTTTCAGGTCAAGTGGTCCTAGACCATCTCGATTTGGAAGTTCAAAAAGGGGAAGTTGTTGCCTTGATCGGTTCTTCTGGAGCTGGGAAATCAACCTTCTTGAGAAGCTTGAACTATTTGGAAGCTCCAGATAGTGGGAGTATTGAGATCAATGGGGAGATGGTGAACTTTGAAACGATCAGTAAGGACGAGATCCTGACCCTTCGAAGAAAGCTAGCTATGGTCTTTCAACAGTTCAATCTTTTCAGTCGCAAGACTGCTTTGGACAATGTCAAGGAAGGACTGATCATCGTCAAAGGCTTATCCGACCAAGAAGCGACCAAGATTGCCAAAGAAGAACTCGCAAAAGTCGGTCTGTCGGACCGCGAAACCCATTACCCTCGTCATTTGTCTGGAGGGCAGAAGCAACGGGTAGCCTTGGCGCGTGCCCTAGCCATGAAGCCGGAAGTCCTCTTGTTGGATGAGCCAACTTCAGCCCTCGATCCGGAATTGGTCGGAGAGGTAGAAAAAGCTATTGCAGCAGCAGCACAAGCAGGGCAAACCATGATTTTGGTCAGTCATGACATGAGCTTTGTTTCCCAGGTGGCGGACAAGGTCTTGTTCCTTGATAAGGGAAAAATTATTGAATCTGGGACTCCAGAAGAGATTATGAATGCTCCTAAAGAAGAGCGGACAAAAGAATTCTTTGCTAGTTACAAACGAACATTTGTTTGA
- the rsmH gene encoding 16S rRNA (cytosine(1402)-N(4))-methyltransferase RsmH, whose product MSKEFHHVTVLLHETIDMLDVKPDGIYVDATLGGAGHSEYLLSQLSEKGHLYAFDQDQHAIDNAEKRLAPYVEKGMVTFIKDNFRNLQERLQELGVSEIDGICYDLGVSSPQLDERSRGFSYKKDAPLDMRMNQEASLTAYDVVNNYDYHDLVRIFFKYGEDKFSKQIARKIEQARAVKPIETTTELAEIIKSAKPAKELKKKGHPAKQIFQAIRIEVNDELGAADESIQQAMDLLAVGGRISVITFHSLEDRLTKQLFKEASTVEVPKGLPFIPEDLKPKMELVSRKPILPSQEELENNNRAHSAKLRVARKIHK is encoded by the coding sequence ATGAGTAAAGAATTTCATCATGTAACGGTCTTGCTCCATGAAACGATTGATATGCTGGATGTAAAGCCAGATGGAATCTATGTGGATGCCACTCTAGGTGGAGCTGGCCATAGCGAATATTTATTAAGTCAATTAAGTGAAAAAGGACATTTATATGCCTTTGACCAGGATCAGCATGCGATTGATAATGCGGAGAAACGATTGGCTCCTTACGTTGAAAAAGGCATGGTAACCTTCATCAAAGACAATTTCCGGAATCTTCAAGAGCGTCTCCAAGAATTGGGAGTCAGTGAAATTGATGGCATTTGTTATGACTTGGGAGTCTCTAGTCCTCAGTTAGATGAGCGGTCTCGTGGTTTTTCTTATAAAAAAGATGCTCCCTTGGACATGCGGATGAATCAAGAAGCTTCTTTGACGGCTTATGACGTGGTCAACAATTATGATTATCACGATCTAGTCCGAATCTTTTTCAAGTATGGAGAAGATAAATTCTCTAAACAAATTGCCAGGAAGATTGAACAGGCGCGTGCTGTCAAACCGATTGAAACGACAACAGAGTTAGCAGAGATTATTAAGTCTGCAAAACCAGCTAAGGAACTAAAGAAAAAGGGGCATCCAGCCAAACAAATTTTTCAGGCTATTCGAATTGAAGTTAATGATGAATTGGGAGCGGCTGATGAATCAATCCAGCAGGCTATGGATTTGTTGGCAGTTGGTGGTCGTATTTCAGTCATTACCTTTCATTCCTTGGAAGATCGTTTGACCAAGCAATTGTTTAAAGAGGCTTCTACAGTAGAAGTACCGAAGGGCTTGCCCTTTATCCCAGAGGATTTAAAACCAAAAATGGAATTAGTTTCTCGAAAACCGATTCTTCCAAGCCAAGAAGAGTTAGAAAATAATAACCGAGCTCATTCTGCAAAATTGCGAGTTGCTCGAAAAATTCATAAGTAA
- a CDS encoding DUF4059 family protein, producing MLNQLLSLYIESLIITSVGVLVASAVWIGLRAARKTDKTAKERQLNLYDILLIDIMTIPVLTFAVIGVLFILRAR from the coding sequence ATGTTAAACCAATTGCTATCTCTCTATATCGAGAGCTTAATCATCACTTCAGTTGGGGTGTTAGTTGCTTCAGCTGTTTGGATAGGCTTGCGAGCAGCTCGTAAGACGGATAAAACAGCTAAGGAACGCCAGTTAAACCTCTATGATATTTTATTAATTGATATTATGACAATTCCAGTCCTTACCTTTGCAGTCATTGGAGTTCTGTTTATTCTTCGAGCAAGATAA
- a CDS encoding DUF896 family protein, with protein MTPEKIARINELAKKKKTEGLTPEEEVEQAKLREEYIEGYRRSVRHHIEGIKVVDEEGNDVTPEKLRQVQREKGLHGRSLDDPNS; from the coding sequence ATGACACCTGAAAAAATTGCTCGGATCAATGAGCTTGCTAAAAAGAAAAAAACAGAAGGTTTGACGCCAGAAGAAGAAGTGGAACAAGCAAAACTTCGTGAAGAATACATTGAGGGTTATCGTCGTTCTGTTCGTCACCACATCGAAGGAATTAAAGTGGTTGACGAAGAAGGTAACGATGTGACACCTGAAAAACTACGTCAAGTCCAACGAGAAAAAGGCTTGCATGGCCGTAGCCTTGATGATCCTAATTCATAA
- the glyS gene encoding glycine--tRNA ligase subunit beta, with protein MTKNLLVELGLEELPAYVVTPSEKQLGEKMAAFLDDNRLSYESIQTFSTPRRLAVRVLGLADQQTDLTEDFKGPSKKIALDADGNFSKAAQGFVRGKGLTVDDIEFREVKGEEYVYVTKHEAGKPAKEVLAGIPEVLASLTFPVSMHWANNSFEYIRPVHTLTVLLGDEALDLDFLDIKSGRVSRGHRFLGHEVEITNADSYEEDLRTVYVIADSKERENMIREQIKAIEAEQGVQVQIEEGLLNEVLNLVEYPTAFMGSFDTKYLDVPEEVLVTSMETHQRYFVVRDLDGQLKPNFISVRNGNAEHLENVVRGNEKVLVARLEDGEFFWREDQKLKIEDLVAKLAHVTFHEKIGSLSEHMARAGVIAASLAEQAGLTAEERAAVARAAEIYKFDLLTGMVGEFDELQGIMGEKYALLAGEDPAVATAIREHYLPDAADGALPETKVGAVLALADKLDTLLSFFSVGLIPSGSNDPYALRRATQGIVRILDAFGWYIPMDELIDSLYALSFDSLSYDNQAEVLNFIKARVDKMMGRTPKDIKDAVLAGSNFVVADMLEAAEALSEAAKTDGYKAAVESLSRAFNLAEKADASVVVDASLFENDQEKALAKAIEELELTGSASDKLAQLFALSPVIDAFFDNTMVMAEDEAVKNNRLALLVGLVAKANAVAAFNQLNTK; from the coding sequence ATGACAAAAAACTTATTAGTAGAACTTGGACTTGAAGAGTTGCCAGCCTACGTTGTCACGCCAAGCGAAAAACAACTTGGTGAGAAAATGGCAGCCTTTTTGGATGACAACCGTCTTTCATACGAAAGTATTCAAACCTTCTCAACTCCCCGTCGTTTGGCCGTCCGTGTACTTGGCTTGGCTGATCAACAAACGGATTTGACAGAAGATTTTAAAGGACCTTCTAAGAAAATCGCCTTGGATGCTGATGGAAACTTCTCAAAAGCAGCCCAAGGATTTGTTCGTGGGAAGGGCTTGACCGTTGACGATATCGAATTCCGTGAAGTCAAAGGGGAAGAGTACGTTTACGTGACGAAACACGAAGCTGGAAAACCTGCCAAAGAAGTTTTGGCTGGCATTCCAGAAGTGCTTGCTTCATTGACGTTCCCTGTCAGCATGCACTGGGCTAACAATAGCTTTGAATACATTCGCCCTGTTCACACTTTGACCGTCCTTTTGGGAGATGAAGCGCTTGATCTTGATTTCTTGGATATCAAGTCAGGCCGTGTGAGCCGTGGCCACCGTTTCCTCGGTCACGAAGTGGAAATCACCAATGCAGACTCTTATGAAGAAGACCTTCGTACGGTTTACGTGATTGCCGACAGCAAAGAGCGTGAAAACATGATTCGTGAGCAAATCAAGGCTATCGAAGCAGAACAAGGTGTTCAAGTCCAAATCGAAGAAGGACTTCTAAATGAAGTCTTGAACTTGGTGGAATACCCAACTGCCTTTATGGGAAGTTTTGACACCAAATATTTGGACGTTCCAGAGGAAGTATTGGTGACCTCAATGGAAACGCACCAACGTTACTTTGTCGTACGTGACCTTGATGGTCAGCTGAAACCAAACTTCATTTCCGTCCGGAATGGGAACGCTGAGCACTTGGAAAATGTTGTTCGAGGAAATGAAAAAGTCTTGGTGGCACGTCTCGAAGATGGTGAATTCTTCTGGCGTGAAGACCAAAAACTTAAGATTGAAGACCTCGTTGCTAAATTGGCCCACGTGACCTTCCATGAAAAAATCGGTTCTCTCTCAGAACACATGGCCCGTGCTGGTGTCATTGCAGCTTCCTTGGCTGAGCAAGCTGGTTTGACTGCCGAAGAAAGGGCAGCGGTAGCGCGTGCAGCTGAAATCTATAAATTTGACCTCTTGACGGGTATGGTCGGAGAGTTCGATGAATTGCAAGGAATCATGGGTGAAAAATATGCCCTCCTTGCTGGTGAGGATCCTGCAGTAGCGACAGCTATCCGTGAGCACTACCTTCCTGATGCAGCAGACGGAGCTCTTCCTGAAACCAAGGTTGGTGCAGTGCTAGCTCTTGCAGATAAATTGGATACCCTTCTTTCCTTCTTCTCAGTCGGTTTGATTCCGTCTGGTTCCAATGACCCTTATGCGCTTCGCCGTGCAACACAAGGGATTGTTCGGATCTTGGATGCCTTTGGTTGGTATATCCCGATGGATGAGTTGATTGACAGCCTTTACGCTCTTTCATTTGATAGTCTTTCTTATGACAATCAAGCAGAAGTGCTCAACTTCATCAAGGCGCGTGTGGACAAGATGATGGGACGCACACCAAAAGATATCAAAGACGCTGTTCTTGCTGGTTCAAACTTTGTCGTGGCAGATATGTTGGAAGCAGCTGAAGCTCTTTCAGAAGCTGCGAAGACAGATGGTTACAAGGCAGCTGTTGAATCCCTCTCACGTGCTTTCAACTTGGCAGAAAAAGCAGATGCTTCAGTCGTGGTCGATGCTAGTCTCTTTGAAAATGATCAAGAAAAAGCTCTTGCTAAAGCAATTGAAGAGCTTGAATTGACAGGTTCAGCTAGCGACAAATTGGCTCAACTCTTCGCTCTTAGCCCAGTCATCGATGCCTTCTTTGACAATACCATGGTGATGGCTGAAGATGAAGCTGTCAAAAATAACCGTTTGGCCCTTCTTGTAGGCCTTGTAGCGAAAGCTAATGCTGTCGCAGCCTTCAACCAATTGAACACAAAATAA
- the mraY gene encoding phospho-N-acetylmuramoyl-pentapeptide-transferase: MLLATLVVSFILTVIGIPAFIRFYQRAHISGQQMHEDVKQHKAKAGTPTMGGVVFLITSVFVTLVFSFLTGNFTRPVQLILFILVLYGIVGFLDDFLKVFRKINEGLNPKQKLALQLLGGIIFYLFSERHGAGSLLNVFGWDIYLGHFYIVFALFWLVGFSNAVNLTDGIDGLASISVTISLIAYSIIAIWQRRIDILFVTISMIGALLGFFVYNHKPAKIFMGDVGSLALGGMLATLSMALHVEWTLLLIGIVYVFETSSVMLQVSYFKWTKKRTGEGRRIFRMTPFHHHLELGGLSGNGPKWSEWKVDAFLWSVGAGMSALTLLIYYLINS; this comes from the coding sequence ATGTTACTTGCTACCCTAGTAGTATCCTTTATACTGACGGTTATTGGCATTCCAGCCTTTATCCGTTTCTATCAACGGGCCCATATTTCGGGGCAACAAATGCACGAAGATGTGAAGCAACACAAAGCCAAAGCAGGCACTCCAACTATGGGGGGAGTGGTTTTCTTGATCACTTCAGTCTTTGTCACCCTTGTCTTTAGCTTCCTAACTGGGAACTTTACGCGCCCTGTTCAATTGATCCTCTTTATTTTGGTCTTGTATGGAATCGTCGGTTTCTTGGATGACTTCTTGAAGGTCTTTCGTAAGATCAATGAAGGGTTAAATCCCAAGCAAAAATTAGCCTTGCAATTGTTGGGAGGGATCATTTTCTATCTCTTTTCTGAACGCCATGGAGCTGGTAGTCTTCTCAATGTCTTTGGTTGGGATATCTATTTGGGACATTTCTATATTGTCTTTGCCTTGTTCTGGTTAGTTGGTTTTTCAAATGCAGTCAACTTAACAGACGGGATTGATGGGTTGGCAAGCATTTCGGTAACCATCAGCTTGATCGCTTATTCCATTATAGCTATTTGGCAAAGACGAATCGATATCCTTTTTGTGACCATCAGTATGATTGGAGCTCTATTAGGTTTCTTCGTCTACAACCACAAGCCGGCCAAGATTTTCATGGGAGATGTTGGAAGCTTAGCCCTAGGTGGGATGCTTGCGACTCTATCCATGGCTCTCCACGTAGAGTGGACTTTGCTCTTGATTGGGATTGTCTACGTCTTTGAGACTAGCTCTGTCATGCTCCAAGTGTCCTATTTCAAATGGACCAAGAAACGGACAGGGGAAGGACGCCGGATTTTCCGCATGACGCCTTTCCATCACCATTTAGAATTAGGTGGTCTGTCTGGTAATGGACCTAAATGGTCTGAGTGGAAGGTTGATGCCTTTCTCTGGAGTGTCGGTGCAGGAATGAGCGCCTTGACCCTCTTGATCTACTATTTGATCAATTCATAA
- the pbp2X gene encoding penicillin-binding protein PBP2X translates to MSKLKKKIIRYSLKKRKLPDQNRRQVAKNLSLLSILVFFIFLINFAVIIGTDSKFGKNLSELSHQVHQKTEIVPAKRGTIYDRNGAVIAEDATTYNVYAIIDKTYKSAKGEVLYVEESQYNQVADVFNRYLGMEKDYVVQQLSQKKLNQVSFGAAGNDISYSNMDAIRSELEAANIKGVDFTTSPNRSYKNGTFASQFIGQAQLIEDKEGNKTLQGTTGIEKSLDRILGGQDGVVTYEKDRNGNIVPGSDKVAVKTEDGKDVYTTISAELQTYLETRMDVFQEKVKGKFVSATLVSAKTGEILATTQRPTYNADTKEGLDIKNLRTWNTILYQDQYEPGSTMKVMTLAAAIDHGTFPAYNEVYYNNELQVKDATIKDWEINMGLTEGRYMNIAQGFAYSSNIGMTKLEQKMGNDVWMNYLTLFKFGLPTRFGMGDESFGGLPGDNYVTQAMSSFGQGISVTQTQMLRAFSAIANDGEMLEPKFISAIYDGKHETARKSQREIVGNPVSASAAQQTRNYMITVGTDPQFGTLYSSDGPIIQVAGQNVAVKSGTAQIATANGYLEGENDNINSIVVMTPAEDPDFIMYVTVQQPEVSFSPKSWQELVNPVLEDAVALKDELNLVTETKALDGVTKEDTYKMPSAESLSKELNLKQTISPGGFADELRRNLIQPVVLGTGKNIKKMSVSAGTKLKANEQVLLLTDDLDSVPDMYGWTKENVDKFAEWTGIEITYKGDGSRVSKQNVKVETALKKTKKITITLGD, encoded by the coding sequence ATGAGTAAATTAAAAAAGAAAATCATTCGTTATTCCCTTAAAAAAAGGAAACTTCCAGACCAAAATCGTCGGCAAGTAGCTAAGAATTTAAGTTTGCTTTCCATTCTTGTTTTCTTCATTTTTCTCATTAATTTTGCAGTTATTATAGGCACAGATAGCAAATTTGGAAAAAATTTATCTGAGTTATCGCATCAAGTCCATCAGAAAACCGAGATTGTTCCAGCCAAACGAGGAACAATTTATGATCGAAATGGAGCTGTCATTGCTGAAGATGCGACGACTTATAATGTTTATGCTATTATCGATAAAACTTATAAATCAGCAAAAGGTGAAGTTTTATACGTTGAAGAAAGCCAATACAACCAAGTAGCGGACGTTTTTAATCGTTATTTGGGGATGGAAAAAGATTATGTCGTCCAACAACTGTCTCAAAAGAAGCTCAACCAAGTTTCTTTTGGTGCAGCGGGGAACGATATTAGTTATAGCAACATGGATGCTATCCGGAGTGAACTAGAAGCTGCCAACATTAAAGGTGTTGATTTTACGACGAGTCCAAACCGGAGTTATAAAAATGGGACCTTTGCCTCTCAATTTATCGGTCAAGCTCAATTGATAGAAGATAAAGAAGGAAATAAAACCCTGCAGGGAACAACGGGAATAGAAAAATCCTTGGATCGAATCCTGGGTGGTCAAGATGGGGTGGTGACCTATGAAAAGGATCGTAACGGAAATATTGTACCGGGATCAGACAAGGTTGCCGTGAAGACCGAAGATGGAAAGGATGTTTATACAACCATTTCTGCGGAACTTCAAACCTATCTCGAAACCAGAATGGATGTATTCCAAGAAAAGGTAAAAGGCAAATTTGTTAGTGCGACCCTAGTGAGTGCCAAAACAGGGGAAATCCTTGCAACAACGCAACGGCCAACCTATAATGCAGATACCAAAGAAGGTCTGGATATCAAGAATCTGAGAACTTGGAACACGATTCTTTACCAGGATCAGTACGAACCAGGTTCGACTATGAAGGTCATGACCTTGGCCGCAGCGATTGATCATGGGACTTTCCCAGCCTATAACGAGGTATATTACAATAACGAGTTGCAAGTAAAAGACGCGACCATCAAAGACTGGGAAATCAATATGGGCTTGACAGAAGGTCGCTATATGAATATTGCCCAAGGTTTCGCCTATTCAAGTAACATTGGGATGACCAAGCTTGAACAGAAGATGGGCAATGATGTCTGGATGAATTACCTCACTCTCTTTAAATTCGGACTTCCTACACGTTTTGGAATGGGAGACGAAAGTTTTGGAGGTCTACCAGGTGATAACTATGTCACTCAAGCCATGTCTTCTTTCGGTCAAGGGATTTCGGTGACCCAAACGCAGATGTTGCGTGCATTTTCTGCCATTGCAAATGATGGGGAAATGTTGGAGCCTAAATTTATCAGTGCGATTTACGACGGCAAGCATGAAACTGCTCGTAAATCACAAAGAGAGATTGTCGGCAATCCAGTATCCGCTTCGGCTGCCCAACAGACCCGTAATTACATGATTACGGTAGGGACTGATCCTCAATTTGGTACCCTCTATTCATCGGATGGTCCCATTATCCAAGTAGCTGGACAAAATGTTGCTGTTAAATCAGGGACAGCCCAAATTGCAACGGCTAATGGCTACCTGGAAGGCGAAAATGATAATATCAACTCGATTGTTGTCATGACACCTGCTGAAGACCCAGATTTCATTATGTATGTGACAGTTCAACAGCCTGAAGTCAGCTTTAGTCCAAAGAGCTGGCAAGAATTGGTCAATCCAGTCTTGGAAGATGCGGTTGCGTTGAAGGATGAGTTGAATCTAGTAACGGAAACCAAGGCCTTGGATGGGGTCACGAAAGAGGACACCTATAAGATGCCGTCGGCAGAATCCTTGTCGAAAGAATTGAACTTGAAGCAGACCATCAGCCCAGGTGGCTTCGCAGATGAACTGCGTCGCAATCTGATCCAGCCTGTCGTCCTAGGAACTGGAAAGAATATTAAAAAGATGTCTGTATCAGCAGGAACGAAATTAAAAGCAAATGAGCAAGTGTTATTATTAACAGATGACTTGGATTCAGTTCCGGATATGTATGGCTGGACCAAGGAAAATGTTGATAAATTTGCGGAATGGACGGGCATTGAGATCACCTATAAAGGGGACGGTTCTCGTGTGAGCAAACAAAACGTCAAAGTAGAAACTGCTTTAAAGAAGACGAAGAAAATAACAATTACATTAGGAGATTGA
- a CDS encoding amino acid ABC transporter permease gives MFTTTYLASGWYEEFLKWIPEGEIFNLRVVFEAIPGILKELPNTILLTLAGAFFGLLLALLFAIVKINRVKILYPIQALFVSFLRGTPILVQLMLTYYGIPLLLKAINQQYGTTFNINDVPAHLFVIVAFAFNEAAYASETIRAAILSVDAGEIEAAKSLGMTNAQVYRRIIIPNAAVVATPTLINSLIGLTKGTSLAFYAGVLEIFAQAKIMSGNDSRYFERFISVSLIYWAINILIEQLGRWIEQVLAIKDPKVVTQTLQEEERAA, from the coding sequence ATGTTTACAACTACTTATCTGGCATCTGGCTGGTACGAAGAGTTTTTAAAATGGATACCAGAAGGAGAAATCTTTAACCTACGCGTCGTTTTTGAAGCTATTCCAGGAATTTTAAAAGAGCTTCCAAATACGATTTTGTTAACCTTGGCAGGGGCCTTTTTTGGTTTGTTACTAGCCCTATTGTTTGCCATTGTCAAAATCAATCGAGTAAAAATCCTTTATCCTATTCAAGCCTTGTTTGTGAGTTTTTTAAGAGGGACACCAATTTTGGTCCAGTTGATGCTGACCTATTATGGAATCCCGCTCCTATTGAAGGCCATTAACCAACAATATGGAACGACCTTTAATATCAACGATGTACCGGCTCATTTATTTGTTATTGTGGCCTTTGCCTTTAATGAGGCAGCCTATGCCAGTGAGACCATTCGGGCAGCGATTTTGTCTGTTGATGCGGGTGAAATCGAAGCGGCGAAGAGTCTCGGCATGACCAATGCCCAAGTTTATCGTCGAATTATCATTCCAAATGCAGCAGTGGTGGCGACTCCGACCTTGATTAACTCTTTGATCGGTTTAACCAAGGGGACTTCTCTGGCCTTCTATGCAGGTGTTTTGGAAATCTTTGCCCAAGCCAAAATTATGTCGGGGAATGATAGCCGCTACTTTGAGCGCTTTATCTCTGTTTCATTGATTTACTGGGCCATTAATATTTTGATTGAACAATTGGGTCGCTGGATCGAACAAGTACTCGCTATCAAAGATCCAAAAGTTGTTACCCAAACCTTGCAAGAGGAGGAAAGAGCAGCATGA
- the ftsL gene encoding cell division protein FtsL, with product MADQPLRSRGSQLQDRIRRFTRVEKAFYGSIVLTGIILAVSIIFMQTRILQVQSDLTNLNTELKTKETELEDIRQEVNELTRYERLSKLASSQGMTLQKENRKVVSSSSDE from the coding sequence ATGGCAGATCAACCATTACGATCTAGGGGCAGTCAATTGCAAGATCGTATTCGTCGCTTTACCAGAGTAGAGAAAGCTTTTTATGGCTCGATTGTCCTAACAGGGATTATTCTTGCTGTCAGTATTATTTTTATGCAGACGCGGATTCTACAAGTGCAAAGTGATTTGACAAACCTCAATACAGAACTAAAAACAAAAGAGACTGAACTAGAAGATATCCGACAAGAAGTCAATGAGTTGACTCGCTATGAACGCTTGTCTAAGTTAGCTAGTTCTCAGGGGATGACCCTCCAAAAAGAAAATCGAAAAGTGGTGAGTTCAAGTAGCGATGAGTAA